In one window of Pseudomonas chlororaphis subsp. chlororaphis DNA:
- a CDS encoding SGNH/GDSL hydrolase family protein, protein MRQILLAPLLALSLAAGNCLAGPSFDRLYAFGDSYSDNGASDRLTRDMLAQQFKDTQQLPGELYWQGRWSNGPTAVEVLAKSLRLPLTDHAVGGAKSGQNNYYAWMTAYRDTGVSGQIDDYLANAKGQADPGALYFIFISANDFFEHADFGHKEPIDELAASSIDHIQNAVSRLANAGARHFLVIGSTDLRHAPAVVASGQSEQALRYQQILEQQLPSLLVAESKKLNVQITYFDHIAFSDQLRRRPAEHGLAQLDRPCQPTYPEVKPACAHPDEYFYWDEWHPTRKVHALVGEAMAKTLGQAR, encoded by the coding sequence ATGCGCCAGATCCTGCTCGCTCCCTTGCTCGCACTTTCGTTGGCCGCCGGCAACTGCCTGGCGGGCCCGTCGTTCGATCGTCTCTACGCCTTCGGCGACAGTTATTCCGACAACGGCGCCAGCGACCGCTTGACCCGGGACATGCTCGCCCAGCAGTTCAAGGACACCCAGCAACTGCCCGGCGAGCTGTATTGGCAAGGCCGCTGGAGCAACGGCCCGACCGCCGTGGAAGTGCTTGCAAAAAGCCTGCGGTTACCCCTCACCGACCACGCCGTTGGCGGCGCGAAAAGCGGGCAGAACAATTACTACGCCTGGATGACCGCGTACCGCGACACAGGAGTGAGCGGGCAGATCGACGACTACCTGGCCAACGCCAAAGGCCAGGCCGACCCTGGCGCGCTGTACTTCATCTTCATCAGCGCCAACGACTTTTTCGAGCATGCCGACTTCGGCCACAAGGAACCGATCGACGAACTGGCCGCCAGCAGCATCGACCATATCCAGAATGCCGTCAGTCGTCTGGCCAATGCCGGCGCCAGGCATTTCCTGGTAATCGGCAGCACCGACCTGCGCCATGCCCCGGCAGTGGTGGCCAGCGGGCAGAGCGAACAAGCACTGCGCTATCAGCAGATACTTGAACAGCAACTGCCGTCGCTGCTGGTGGCCGAGAGCAAAAAGCTCAATGTACAAATCACCTACTTCGACCACATCGCCTTCAGCGATCAGCTGCGCCGCCGGCCTGCCGAGCATGGCCTGGCCCAGCTCGACCGACCGTGCCAGCCGACCTATCCCGAGGTGAAGCCGGCGTGCGCCCATCCAGACGAATATTTCTATTGGGATGAATGGCACCCGACCCGCAAAGTCCATGCCCTGGTGGGCGAGGCCATGGCCAAGACCCTCGGCCAGGCCCGCTAA
- a CDS encoding type II toxin-antitoxin system HicB family antitoxin, translating to MLYPIAISMGDDEHAWGVEVPDIPGCFSAGDDLDDAMAMAREAIEGHFEILAEDGAPIPHANKVTLHAANPRYAGCTWALIDIDVTKYLGKAQKLNITLPGYLLNRIDEYVLHHPEAKSRSGFLASAALKVLQQD from the coding sequence ATGCTTTACCCGATTGCAATTTCAATGGGCGATGACGAACACGCCTGGGGGGTGGAAGTCCCCGATATTCCTGGCTGTTTCTCGGCCGGCGACGACCTCGACGACGCCATGGCCATGGCCCGCGAAGCCATCGAAGGGCACTTCGAGATTCTCGCCGAAGACGGTGCCCCCATCCCGCACGCCAACAAGGTCACCCTGCACGCGGCCAACCCCCGGTACGCAGGCTGCACCTGGGCGCTGATCGACATCGATGTCACCAAGTACCTGGGCAAGGCGCAGAAGCTCAACATCACCCTGCCCGGCTACTTGCTGAACCGCATCGACGAATACGTGCTGCATCACCCGGAAGCCAAGAGCCGCTCGGGCTTTCTCGCTTCGGCTGCACTGAAGGTATTGCAGCAAGACTGA
- a CDS encoding type II toxin-antitoxin system HicA family toxin: MDSRYLIGQIVADGWYLVRVRGSHHHFKHPHKPGLVTVPHPKKDLLRKTAISILKQALLM, translated from the coding sequence GTGGACAGTCGGTATTTGATCGGCCAAATCGTCGCAGACGGTTGGTATCTGGTCAGGGTCAGGGGCAGTCACCACCATTTCAAGCATCCCCATAAACCGGGGCTGGTGACCGTTCCCCATCCCAAAAAGGACCTGCTGAGAAAAACCGCCATCAGCATTCTGAAACAGGCGCTGCTCATGTGA
- a CDS encoding fimbrial biogenesis chaperone gives MKTPAIAGLILASFALFFPAFSQAGINLENTRVVLAAPSKEASLVIKNSATEDLMFQAWVESADKSEDVPFAITPVLKRLAGEQQQVLRILYSGKGLPTDKESVYWLNVREVPQKSREENTLQIAVQQRLKLFYRPAGLPGKVAQAPQQLKWRLLAKDGKTHLEVTNPSAFHLSFATITLRMGGKGFTAPIDMVAPAATSLVEMAELPSGVQANDLKVEFEVIGDFGGILKYDGVISG, from the coding sequence GTGAAGACTCCAGCCATCGCCGGATTGATTCTGGCCAGTTTCGCCCTGTTTTTCCCTGCTTTCTCCCAGGCCGGCATCAACCTGGAAAACACCCGTGTGGTGCTTGCGGCGCCGAGCAAGGAAGCGTCCCTGGTGATCAAGAACAGCGCGACCGAGGACCTGATGTTCCAGGCCTGGGTCGAGTCGGCCGACAAGAGCGAGGATGTGCCCTTCGCCATCACCCCGGTGCTCAAGCGCCTGGCTGGCGAACAGCAGCAGGTGTTGCGCATCCTGTACAGCGGCAAAGGCCTGCCGACCGACAAGGAGTCGGTGTACTGGCTGAACGTGCGGGAGGTTCCGCAAAAGTCCCGGGAGGAAAATACCCTGCAAATCGCCGTGCAGCAGCGCCTCAAGCTGTTCTACCGGCCGGCCGGGCTGCCGGGCAAGGTCGCGCAAGCCCCCCAACAACTCAAGTGGCGCCTGCTTGCCAAAGACGGCAAAACCCACCTGGAAGTGACCAATCCGTCGGCTTTCCACCTGTCTTTTGCCACGATCACATTGCGGATGGGAGGCAAGGGGTTCACCGCGCCGATCGATATGGTCGCGCCGGCCGCGACTTCCCTGGTCGAGATGGCGGAGCTGCCGAGTGGCGTCCAGGCTAACGACCTCAAGGTTGAGTTCGAAGTCATCGGCGATTTCGGTGGAATTCTCAAATACGACGGCGTCATCTCCGGCTGA
- a CDS encoding fimbrial protein: MRKLIFILIFLASLFAQNVFAACTLDSSVPPLKDIVLPARTIIKAAPIGAELAKHTVTLWQGGFVTCQGTNLAAITANTTLVPSAIPKVYETGIKGIGVKFCLGLEASGNNTWCTPFSWTTSSGYLPRFIDVVFVRTDRGVASGKVPMMFSVIWDMGGARLTVRSQGTTELVNDIFFAGCESVGAAVNVQMGKQTIDNLKKGSVKEVPFNFDVRCEGLKSDTKVPVKVYFEGNSQADGLLKLINLGQPGVASGVGISLVNDKGVKLPFDISRSIALDWNREIAEGSIYRFSGSAKYVPTGSEIKPGKGDATMSFVLNYN; the protein is encoded by the coding sequence ATGCGTAAACTAATATTCATACTGATATTTTTAGCCAGCCTGTTTGCGCAGAATGTATTTGCAGCTTGCACTCTGGACAGCAGTGTCCCACCGCTAAAGGACATCGTTCTCCCTGCTCGAACTATCATCAAGGCAGCTCCCATTGGAGCAGAGCTTGCTAAACACACTGTCACTCTCTGGCAAGGTGGGTTCGTTACATGTCAGGGTACGAATCTCGCGGCTATTACTGCTAATACGACGCTAGTGCCATCGGCGATACCTAAAGTTTATGAAACAGGTATCAAGGGCATCGGCGTTAAATTCTGTCTTGGGCTGGAGGCGAGTGGCAACAATACGTGGTGTACTCCATTTTCTTGGACAACCAGCTCCGGCTATCTTCCCAGATTTATAGATGTTGTGTTCGTTCGTACCGATCGTGGTGTCGCTTCAGGAAAGGTACCAATGATGTTCAGCGTGATATGGGATATGGGAGGTGCGCGACTCACAGTCCGCTCGCAAGGTACTACCGAACTGGTCAACGATATATTTTTCGCTGGCTGCGAATCCGTGGGTGCAGCGGTCAATGTCCAGATGGGCAAGCAGACCATCGACAACCTCAAGAAGGGAAGTGTCAAAGAGGTGCCATTCAACTTCGATGTCCGCTGCGAAGGCTTGAAATCTGATACGAAAGTTCCGGTAAAAGTCTACTTCGAAGGCAACTCCCAGGCCGACGGCCTGCTCAAGCTTATCAATCTAGGCCAGCCCGGGGTTGCATCGGGGGTGGGTATTTCCCTGGTCAACGATAAGGGCGTCAAGTTGCCATTCGATATCTCCAGGTCCATCGCCCTCGATTGGAACAGGGAGATTGCGGAGGGCTCCATTTACCGGTTCTCCGGCAGTGCCAAATATGTTCCGACAGGTAGCGAGATAAAGCCGGGCAAAGGCGATGCGACCATGAGCTTCGTTCTTAACTACAACTGA
- a CDS encoding alpha/beta fold hydrolase, translated as MRPEIAVLDIQGQYRVYTEFYRADAAEKTIILVNGSMATTASFAQTVKNLHPQFNVVLYDQPYAGRSKAHNRHEKMLTKEVEGQILLELIDHFAAEHVMSFSWGGAPTLLALAQRPRRIEKAVISSFSPVINEPMRDYLERGVDYLGSRDGDRVGHLVNETIGKHLPSLFKRFNYRHVSTLAEHEYGQMHFHISHVLNSDRQCYLKAAKNIEVPVLFMNGEWDEYTAANDARLFGNHVRHSTFSTIQAAGHFLDMEHKAACRDSRNALMGFLKPTQHTSRPRYHYLQDHHALAI; from the coding sequence ATGAGGCCAGAAATCGCTGTGCTGGATATACAAGGTCAGTATCGGGTTTACACGGAGTTCTATCGCGCAGATGCCGCAGAAAAGACCATCATTCTGGTCAACGGCTCAATGGCCACCACCGCGTCTTTTGCGCAGACCGTGAAGAACCTGCATCCGCAATTCAATGTGGTGCTCTACGACCAGCCCTATGCCGGTCGTTCGAAAGCCCACAACAGGCACGAGAAAATGCTCACCAAGGAAGTCGAAGGACAGATCCTCCTGGAGCTGATCGACCACTTCGCCGCCGAGCACGTGATGTCGTTCTCCTGGGGTGGCGCGCCGACGCTGCTCGCCCTGGCGCAGCGCCCGCGGCGCATTGAAAAGGCGGTGATCAGCTCGTTCTCGCCAGTGATCAACGAGCCGATGCGCGACTACCTCGAACGCGGTGTCGATTACCTCGGCAGCCGGGACGGCGACCGTGTCGGGCACCTGGTCAACGAGACCATCGGCAAGCACCTGCCGTCACTGTTCAAGCGTTTCAACTATCGCCACGTCAGCACCCTGGCCGAGCATGAATACGGGCAGATGCACTTCCACATCAGCCATGTCCTCAACAGCGACCGCCAGTGCTACCTGAAAGCGGCGAAGAACATCGAGGTGCCGGTGCTGTTCATGAACGGTGAATGGGACGAATACACCGCCGCCAATGACGCCCGGCTGTTCGGCAACCATGTCCGGCACTCGACGTTCAGCACCATCCAGGCCGCCGGGCACTTCCTCGACATGGAACACAAGGCCGCCTGCCGGGACAGCCGTAACGCGCTGATGGGGTTCCTCAAACCGACCCAGCACACCAGTCGTCCGCGCTATCACTACCTGCAGGACCACCATGCCCTGGCTATCTGA